From the Rhizorhabdus dicambivorans genome, one window contains:
- a CDS encoding heavy metal-responsive transcriptional regulator, which produces MGTFKIGELAAAAGVGRDTIRYYERSGLLPAPDRTAAGYRLYGDADLDRLNFIRSAQELGFTLEQSRQLLTLQASDTATAAAVLEITLAKISEAESRVRRLSHIRDILRELAEECPGEVPASDCPILVYLAAKRSSRRDEAIKEKSLREQ; this is translated from the coding sequence ATGGGCACCTTTAAGATTGGCGAGCTCGCCGCGGCGGCGGGCGTGGGACGTGATACGATCCGATATTATGAACGGAGCGGACTGCTCCCTGCGCCGGATCGGACTGCCGCTGGCTACCGCCTTTACGGGGATGCCGACCTGGATCGGCTCAACTTCATCCGCTCTGCTCAGGAACTCGGCTTCACGCTGGAGCAGTCGCGGCAGCTCCTCACACTCCAGGCTTCGGATACCGCAACCGCGGCAGCCGTCCTTGAGATTACGCTTGCCAAGATCAGCGAAGCGGAAAGCCGCGTCAGACGACTCTCGCATATTCGGGATATCCTTCGCGAGCTCGCTGAGGAGTGCCCTGGCGAAGTTCCGGCGTCCGACTGTCCCATTCTCGTCTATCTCGCGGCGAAACGTAGTTCGCGCCGCGACGAAGCAATCAAGGAAAAATCGCTGCGGGAGCAGTAA